The Arachis hypogaea cultivar Tifrunner chromosome 19, arahy.Tifrunner.gnm2.J5K5, whole genome shotgun sequence genome has a window encoding:
- the LOC112779336 gene encoding uncharacterized protein, whose translation MSERINISSPQLKILQLRFCSKLKKVNVDAPNLLLFDYSGDDKPVISFMRSSNQLEVNISTNVDFRHFYSLREFTRNMPQVILASLSLSIGHSFPDDDPYMPALLVSSTTPPSIKHLVLREYSPPDSEALYSQLLMNYLLSSCFPKTISFIYHGRFSFIEFFYEKLMGSEKGECYCSSGDRKCWWHALKIVSISCSFMTDENADFKAMLDASARSFEEKTITFSLEL comes from the exons ATGTCCGAGAGGATTAATATTTCGAGTCCTCAACTCAAGATCTTGCAGTTAAGGTTTTGCTCTAAGTTGAAGAAGGTCAATGTTGATGCTccaaatttgttattatttgacTATAGTGGTGATGACAAACCTGTTATATCTTTTATGAGAAGTTCTAATCAACTTGAAGTCAATATTTCTACCAATGTGGATTTTCGGCACTTTTATAGCTTGAGGGAATTTACCCGGAATATGCCACAAGTGATTTTGGCATCGCTTTCCCTCTCTATTGGACATTCATTTCCT GATGATGATCCATACATGCCTGCATTGCTAGTTTCCTCCACTACTCCTCCAAGTATCAAACATTTGGTGTTGAGAGAATATTCACCTCCAGACAGTGAAGCTCTCTATAGCCAGCTACTTATGAATTACTTGCTTTCAAGTTGCTTCCCAAAAACAATTTCATTCATATATCATGGTCGTTTCTCATTCATCGAG TTCTTCTATGAGAAGCTGATGGGCAGTGAAAAGGGAGAGTGCTATTGCAGTTCAGGTGATAGAAAGTGTTGGTGGCATGCCTTGAAGATTGTCAGCATCTCTTGTTCATTCATGACTGATGAGAACGCTGACTTTAAGGCCATGCTAGATGCGTCAGCGAGATCTTTTGAGGAGAAAACTATCACTTTTAGCTTAGAGCTGTAA
- the LOC112777229 gene encoding F-box/FBD/LRR-repeat protein At1g16930-like has protein sequence MDQISGLPEAILHDILARLPDRDSARTSVLSKAWRESWSTFPILSICSDQHFKSQDVTVDNYHSKIDKVIDYVGRRLLRLRDLGLAIKEFKLIMDYVDHKCMAHHVDLWMKMAIESGGEVLHLQLRLPGYYVGRYSPDRLYELPLSVIESKSLTKLVLIGGIRVEQAFLTHSIKLYSVRIIKLCNLLFAHEGIIERLISHCPLIEDLTVVDCAVYNPPISGIPQVFAFSLVESLFLHGLHKLKKAYVQGMREVYIDAPNLESLRYNLHQDASFKLNLDSCTNLRWLCLWDLKSIDLGDKWFLELFSKFPFLESLKLGNCSMSKRINISSAQLKVLKLSYCSNLEELNIDARNL, from the coding sequence ATGGACCAAATATCTGGTTTGCCAGAAGCTATACTTCATGACATTCTCGCAAGGCTTCCGGACAGAGATTCTGCCAGGACTAGTGTTTTATCAAAGGCTTGGAGAGAATCATGGTCTACGTTTCCGATATTGTCTATTTGCAGCGATCAACATTTTAAGAGTCAAGATGTAACGGTAGACAATTATCATAGCAAAATAGACAAAGTTATTGACTATGTTGGGAGAAGATTACTGAGGCTCCGTGACCTAGGCTTAGCAATCAAAGAATTCAAGCTCATCATGGACTATGTAGACCATAAGTGCATGGCCCACCATGTTGATCTATGGATGAAGATGGCTATTGAAAGTGGTGGCGAAGTATTACATTTACAGCTCCGCCTCCCTGGTTACTATGTAGGGAGATACAGTCCGGACAGGCTTTATGAGCTTCCACTCAGTGTCATTGAATCCAAATCACTTACTAAGTTGGTGTTGATAGGCGGAATCAGAGTTGAGCAAGCATTCCTCACCCATTCCATCAAGCTTTACTCAGTGAGAATAATAAAACTATGCAATCTACTTTTTGCACATGAAGGGATTATAGAGCGTCTCATTTCTCATTGTCCTCTAATTGAAGATTTAACGGTGGTCGATTGTGCTGTATATAACCCTCCAATTAGCGGAATTCCTCAAGTGTTTGCGTTCAGTCTTGTGGAATCACTATTCTTGCATGGTTTACATAAGCTCAAGAAAGCTTATGTTCAAGGAATGCGGGAAGTATATATTGATGCTCCAAATCTTGAGAGCTTACGTTATAATCTTCATCAAGATGCATCTTTCAAGCTGAATTTAGATAGTTGCACAAATTTGAGATGGTTGTGCTTATGGGATTTGAAGAGCATTGATCTTGGAGACAAATGGTTTCTTGAACTATTTTCTAAATTTCCTTTTCTTGAGAGTTTGAAACTAGGCAATTGCTCTATGTCTAAGAGGATTAATATTTCAAGTGCTCAACTCAAGGTCTTGAAGTTATCATACTGCTCTAACTTGGAGGAGCTTAACATTGATGCTCGAAATTTATGA
- the LOC140182102 gene encoding uncharacterized protein yields the protein MNLTYTCTQAHRVEILHSKWLGKAFKKKVEANPKGTFREQYKRIYDYGQELMRANPGSSVRIQVQRSPDIDNEAPASSMTNYFIFQRICGGQLLTAIGWDPNDQMLLIAYGVVEAETKDSWTWFLSHLASDVGLEKMRRSTFMSDQQKGLFPVYQEVIPGVDNRFCVRHLYSNFRKGSRVTLKKLMWKCAKATHGKDWERHMAELKAVNQEAYRYLIAIPPRYWSRSRFTYNSKVDTLINNMSESFNSAIVDAREKPIVTMLKKIRVKLMTRWAKNRELAQNYSGTILPRIRFRLEKRSRSAREWRPYWSAAQKYEVVNGLDKFDVDLGSHECSCRMWQMSSIPCIHAISCIKFKGLELEPFVDGCYKKEAYMRCYDSIIQPLNGVDL from the exons ATGAACTTGACATACACATGCACACAAGCACACAGGGTGGAGATTTTACACTCGAAATGGCTCGGCAAGGCGTTTAAGAAGAAGGTTGAAGCAAATCCGAAG GGAACCTTCCGAGAGCAGTATAAAAGGATTTATGACTATGGACAGGAGCTAATGAGGGCAAATCCAGGATCCTCAGTTCGCATACAAGTGCAGAGGTCCCCAGATATTGATAATGAAGCACCAGCATCATCCATGACCAATTACTTCATCTTTCAGAGGATCTGT GGAGGACAACTGCTCACTGCAATTGGTTGGGATCCGAATGATCAAATGCTTCTGATTGCATATGGGGTTGTGGAGGCCGAGACGAAGGACTCATGGACTTGGTTTCTAAGTCATCTTGCATCTGATGTTGGGCTTGAGAAGATGAGAAGATCTACTTTCATGTCTGACCAACAGAAA GGTTTGTTTCCAGTATATCAAGAGGTTATACCAGGAGTGGATAATCGGTTCTGTGTGAGACACTTGTACAGCAACTTCAGGAAAGGTTCCAGGGTTACATTGAAGAAACTGATGTGGAAGTGTGCTAAGGCGACTCACGGGAAGGATTGGGAGAGGCACATGGCCGAGTTGAAAGCTGTGAATCAGGAAGCCTATAGGTACCTAATTGCTATCCCTCCTAGGTATTGGTCTAGATCTAGGTTCACTTATAACTCTAAAGTAGATACACTGATTAATAACATGTCTGAAAGCTTTAATTCTGCCATAGTTGATGCTAGAGAGAAGCCTATAGTTACGATGTTAAAGAAAATTAGGGTTAAACTAATGACTAGGTGGGCAAAAAATAGGGAACTTGCACAGAATTATTCAGGAACAATCTTACCTAGGATTAGATTCAGGTTGGAGAAGAGATCTAGGTCAGCTAGGGAGTGGCGGCCATACTGGTCTGCAGCTCAGAAGTATGAAGTTGTGAACGGTTTAGACAAGTTTGATGTAGACTTAGGCTCCCATGAATGTTCATGTAGAATGTGGCAGATGAGTAGCATACCTTGTATCCATGCTATTAGTTGCATCAAGTTCAAGGGACTTGAGTTAGAACCTTTTGTGGATGGCTGTTATAAGAAAGAAGCGTACATGAGGTGCTATGACTCAATCATACAGCCCTTGAATGGAGTAGATCTTTAG